TGTCTTTACCACTTATCAAACCAAGCCACAGAGCAAGAAAAAGAAGATTCTCTTTGGCTTGGGTGCAGTGGCCCTACTTGCACTCGGCGCGGGCTACTACTATATGGATTCTGTGACTGGAATGGACATCGCTGTTGATGAATTCCAAACAGCAGTTGACAGCAATGATTACGACCAGATTGCGACCCTCCTATCTTCTAATGATGACAAGTGGTCCAAGTCAGAGGCTAAGGATTTTATCCAATATTTGAACTCTGAAGGCGTCGATATCAAGAGTGAGCTAGATGCCATTGAAGCATCTGGCGGAAAAAATACTTTTAACGACCAACGTGGAAATAAGTTGCTCGGATTACGTGAAAAAGGACGTAAATTAGGTCTTTTTCCAGAATACCAAGTGACCAGTTATCCGGTTGAAATTCTTGTCAATAGTGACCTGTCTGAATTATCTATTGATGATCAAAAGATTGAAGCCAACAAAGAAACATCTTTGGGTGAACATCATTTTGCCAATAAAGAATTCAAGGCTAAGGGCAAAACCAAATCTGGAGACTTTGAAACCAGCTTGCAGCCGAATCTCAGTCAAGCTGAAGAAAACAGGATTGTCATGACCCTATCGCCTGTTCAGAAAACGCTCAACCTACACCTGCCGGTCGATAACGGATCTATCAAGGACATCAAGGTCTTCTCTGGTGATAAGGAAATTGCCAAATCACTGTCAGACAGCGTTGAAGTTCTAGACAATCAACATCTTGATTTGAAGGTTAGCTTTAATTTTGAGGGCGCAACATTTACAACGGAATCTACCAAGGTTCTGGTCGATCCAGCAGTTGGCGAAATTTATGCGGATTTGACCATGTCTTCTGAGGAAAGCAAGAAGTTAACGGACGCTCAAAAAGCTAAGGAAAGCAAGGAAGCTCAGGCCAAAGAGGAGCAGGAAACCAAGGAAAAAATCCAGACCTTCATGAATGACTATATCGAGTCAATGCGGTCTTCTATTACCCACCGTACCGTTCAGTTTGACAGATATTTCGATACCTCAAGTGAGGTATATCGTATATATGTAAACTATATTGAGGGTGGCGGTGTTGCCAGAGCCAATATTGATTACCAAACGACGATTGATTATACTGTGACGGATGTCAAGAAAGATGGAGACAATTACGTCGTGACCGTTCATAATCAATTTAGAGAAGTTTATCTCAATGGTAAATCGAGTACCTTGACGAAAAAACAAGTCTTTAATTTGAGACAAAATGGTGATTCGTTCTTGATTTATGGAGTAAGTGAAACGTGAGGCAAATAATGATGAATAAAAAAAGCTTGAGTTTTCTCTTGCTCTCCGCTCTGCTCTTAACAGCATGCGGCCAATCAGAAAGCAAGGTAGAATCAAGTAAATCAAATGACACCAGTCATTCAAGCAAGACAGCGCAAACCAAGACTGAAGTGTCATCAGAAACCAGCGAAACTGCTGAAGGGTCAGAAAACAGTAGCGATGCTAGTTCGTCGTCTGAACAGGCCGAGGAGACCATTGCTACAGATGCAAACTACAACGGCTCTTATTACAGTGTCCAAGGGAAATACGGACCAGTTGTCATTGCCAATAAAAAGCATCCTCTGGCAGCTTCCTACGCTCCAGGTGAGGACCCGCAAGCTTTGGTAGCCTTCCAGAGCCTGATTGCAGACATGCAGGCACAAGGGTTCGCTGTATCGCATTCCTATAGTGGTTTCCGTTCTTACGAGACCCAGGCTGGGCTCTATCAGTCCTATGTTAATCGTGATGGTCAGGTTGCTGCCGATACCTATTCAGCCCGTCCAGGCTATAGTGAGCATCAGACAGGCTTAGCATTTGACCTCATGGACAGCGCTGGCAATCTCTTAGAAGAGCCGACCGCAGCCAACTGGGTAGCTAAAAACGCCCACAACTATGGCTTTATCGTTCGGTATCAGCCTGGAAAAGAAGCCATCACAGGCTACATGGCTGAAGCCTGGCACCTGCGTTATATTGGCCAAGAAGCGACTGATATTTACAATTCTGGCCTGACTCTGGAAGAGTATTTCGGCGTTGCTGGCGGCGGTTATCAATAATAGAAAAAAGTACTTGACCATACAAATCAGATGTGATATGATG
The sequence above is a segment of the Streptococcus suis genome. Coding sequences within it:
- a CDS encoding M15 family metallopeptidase — translated: MMNKKSLSFLLLSALLLTACGQSESKVESSKSNDTSHSSKTAQTKTEVSSETSETAEGSENSSDASSSSEQAEETIATDANYNGSYYSVQGKYGPVVIANKKHPLAASYAPGEDPQALVAFQSLIADMQAQGFAVSHSYSGFRSYETQAGLYQSYVNRDGQVAADTYSARPGYSEHQTGLAFDLMDSAGNLLEEPTAANWVAKNAHNYGFIVRYQPGKEAITGYMAEAWHLRYIGQEATDIYNSGLTLEEYFGVAGGGYQ